From one Cupriavidus oxalaticus genomic stretch:
- a CDS encoding co-chaperone GroES, with product MNIRPLHDLVIVKRLDAEHKTASGIVIPDTAAEKPDQGEVLAVGPGKRLGDGHVSAPSVKVGERVLFGKYAGTTVKLEGEEVLVMRDEDILCVVE from the coding sequence ATGAACATCCGTCCACTACACGATCTCGTCATCGTCAAACGCTTGGACGCAGAACACAAGACGGCCAGCGGTATTGTCATCCCCGATACCGCCGCCGAAAAGCCGGACCAGGGCGAAGTCCTGGCTGTCGGCCCCGGCAAGCGCCTGGGCGACGGCCATGTCAGCGCGCCGAGCGTGAAGGTTGGCGAGCGCGTGCTATTTGGCAAGTATGCGGGCACCACCGTCAAGCTTGAAGGCGAGGAGGTACTGGTGATGCGTGACGAGGACATTCTGTGCGTCGTTGAATAA
- a CDS encoding threonine/serine dehydratase: protein MFDHPTIHDIRDAQERLKPFIRHTPLLRAEKIETAFGYQVYLKPEMLQITGAFKIRGALNKSLSLTKDEIANGIIATSSGNHAQGLAYAAKMLGVKSILVLPVTTPKIKIANTKALGAEVILFDGDTAARWKRVYEIAEECNYAVVHAFEDPLVMAGQGTIGCEILEDLEEVDTVIVPMGGGGLISGIATAIKETAPSVRVIGAEPALTPKYFYSRKNKERTSLPLKNTIADGLRISVPGQNPYPIIEKYVDEIVLVEDELIVAGMRMLAKDAKLIAEPAASIGIGALLGGNIQFKPHEKVCVVLTGGNWDLGDLSQIYKFTE, encoded by the coding sequence ATGTTCGACCACCCTACCATTCATGACATTCGAGACGCCCAAGAGCGGCTGAAGCCCTTCATCAGACATACGCCGTTACTGCGTGCGGAAAAGATCGAAACCGCTTTTGGCTATCAGGTATATCTGAAACCAGAGATGCTGCAAATTACTGGAGCCTTTAAAATTCGAGGTGCACTGAACAAGTCACTATCGTTAACGAAAGATGAGATAGCCAACGGCATCATAGCCACATCGTCGGGCAATCATGCCCAGGGGCTTGCCTATGCCGCAAAGATGCTTGGCGTTAAATCGATACTGGTACTTCCGGTTACCACACCGAAAATTAAAATTGCCAACACAAAAGCCTTAGGGGCCGAAGTTATTCTTTTCGATGGCGATACGGCTGCCAGATGGAAGCGGGTTTATGAAATTGCTGAAGAATGCAACTATGCAGTTGTCCACGCTTTTGAGGACCCTCTGGTAATGGCCGGCCAAGGAACAATCGGCTGTGAAATATTGGAGGATCTGGAAGAGGTAGACACGGTAATTGTTCCCATGGGTGGCGGAGGCCTCATTTCAGGAATCGCTACCGCCATCAAAGAAACCGCCCCATCAGTGCGCGTCATAGGCGCGGAGCCTGCCCTAACGCCAAAGTATTTTTACAGCAGAAAGAATAAAGAGCGCACATCACTTCCTTTAAAAAATACTATTGCGGACGGACTAAGGATAAGTGTCCCGGGCCAGAATCCATATCCCATTATTGAAAAATATGTGGACGAGATCGTTCTGGTAGAAGACGAACTTATAGTTGCCGGCATGCGCATGCTTGCAAAAGATGCAAAATTGATTGCTGAGCCCGCTGCTTCGATTGGTATCGGGGCTTTGTTGGGCGGCAACATTCAATTTAAACCGCATGAGAAAGTTTGCGTGGTTTTGACTGGAGGCAACTGGGACTTAGGCGATTTATCCCAGATATACAAATTTACTGAGTGA
- a CDS encoding Hsp20/alpha crystallin family protein, protein MSDLFFGTDLFSELDRMQRQMASLFGGFPSSIRSGRFGAFPPVNIGATDDSIEIVAFAPGLKPDKFEVSIDKGLLTISGEREAAQAEDDPEVRLYAQERFTGTFRRVVELPQSADPDKVQARYANGCLSISVGKREASKPRAITVQ, encoded by the coding sequence ATGAGTGATCTATTCTTTGGGACCGACCTTTTCAGCGAACTCGACCGCATGCAGAGGCAGATGGCGAGTTTGTTCGGCGGGTTCCCATCCAGCATCCGCTCCGGCCGTTTCGGGGCATTTCCCCCCGTCAATATCGGCGCCACGGACGATTCCATCGAGATTGTCGCGTTCGCACCGGGGCTCAAGCCAGACAAATTCGAGGTGTCGATCGACAAGGGCTTGCTGACCATCAGCGGCGAGCGCGAAGCGGCGCAAGCGGAGGATGATCCGGAGGTCCGGCTGTACGCGCAAGAGCGATTCACAGGCACGTTCCGGCGTGTGGTCGAATTGCCACAGAGCGCCGACCCCGACAAAGTCCAGGCGCGCTATGCCAACGGCTGCCTGTCTATCAGTGTCGGCAAGCGCGAAGCCTCAAAGCCCCGGGCGATCACGGTCCAGTAA
- a CDS encoding Hsp20/alpha crystallin family protein: protein MNETTQVTERNQNAVTKGQEDRSTSTMTLLPAVDIVEDSNGVTLWADLPGVTKDKLEVNVHDGNLHIEAEAVVPTPQGLRVQHAEIRQPHFARAFSLSADLDASKIEANLQDGVLKLTIPRRDEARPRRIAVNVA from the coding sequence ATGAACGAGACTACCCAAGTGACTGAGCGCAACCAGAACGCGGTGACAAAAGGCCAGGAGGACAGGTCCACGTCGACGATGACCCTGCTTCCCGCGGTCGACATCGTCGAGGACAGCAACGGCGTCACCCTCTGGGCCGATCTTCCGGGTGTGACCAAGGACAAGCTTGAGGTGAATGTCCACGACGGCAACCTCCATATCGAGGCGGAAGCGGTCGTGCCCACGCCCCAAGGCCTGCGGGTGCAACACGCGGAGATTCGGCAGCCTCACTTCGCCCGCGCTTTCTCGCTAAGTGCCGACCTTGACGCGTCGAAGATCGAGGCGAACCTGCAGGACGGCGTGCTCAAGCTGACGATCCCGCGTCGCGACGAAGCGCGTCCGCGCCGAATTGCAGTCAACGTGGCGTGA
- the dnaK gene encoding molecular chaperone DnaK, which yields MSKIIGIDLGTTNSCVALMDGNQVKVIENSEGSRTTPSIVAYLNGGEILLGAPAKRQAVTNPKNTLFAIKRLIGRRYEEKEVRKDIGLMPFTILKADNGDAWVEAQGQKLAPPQVSAEVLRKMKKTAEDYLGEPVTEAVITVPAYFNDSQRQATKDAGRIAGLDVKRIINEPTAAALAFGLDKKESRDRKIAVFDLGGGTFDISIIEIADLQGEKQFEVLSTNGDTFLGGEDFDQRIIDYLIGEFKKDQGVDLSRDMLALQRLKEAAEKAKIELSSSLQTEISLPYITADASGPRHLNLKLTRAKLEALVEDLVERTLEPCRIAIKDAGVSVEKIDDVILVGGMTRMPRVQEKVKAFFGREPRKDVNPDEAVAVGAAIQGAVLAGDRKDVLLLDVTPLSLGIETLGGVMSKMITKNTTIPTKFSQIFSTADDNQAAVTIKVYQGEREIVTGSKMLGEFNLEGIAPAPRGMPQIEVTFDIDANGILHVSAQDKATGKENRITIKANSGLSEGEIQHMVKDAEAHADEDRRQRELVDARNHGDALAHSSRKALTEYGEKLDADEKEKIESAIKDLEAALKTSDKAEIDAKAQALATASLKLGEKIYADVQVQPDTGSGRAADAKEASAEKSDKDVEDVEFKEAGAKQ from the coding sequence ATGAGCAAGATCATCGGGATTGACCTCGGCACCACGAATTCGTGTGTGGCGCTGATGGATGGCAACCAGGTCAAAGTGATTGAGAACTCCGAAGGCTCGCGCACGACCCCGTCGATCGTCGCATATTTGAACGGCGGCGAAATCCTCCTCGGCGCGCCCGCCAAGCGGCAGGCCGTCACGAATCCAAAGAACACGCTGTTTGCCATAAAGCGGCTGATCGGCCGCCGCTATGAGGAAAAGGAAGTGCGGAAGGACATTGGCCTGATGCCCTTCACAATCTTGAAGGCTGACAACGGCGACGCATGGGTCGAAGCGCAAGGCCAGAAGCTCGCTCCGCCGCAAGTCTCGGCTGAGGTGCTGCGCAAGATGAAGAAGACCGCCGAAGACTATCTTGGAGAGCCTGTCACCGAAGCCGTCATCACGGTGCCCGCCTACTTCAACGACAGCCAGCGCCAGGCGACCAAGGATGCCGGGCGCATCGCCGGGCTGGACGTCAAGCGCATCATCAACGAGCCGACCGCGGCGGCGCTCGCGTTCGGGCTGGACAAAAAGGAAAGCCGCGACCGCAAGATTGCCGTGTTCGACCTGGGCGGCGGCACCTTCGACATCTCCATCATCGAGATCGCTGACTTGCAAGGCGAGAAGCAATTCGAAGTGCTGTCGACCAACGGTGATACCTTCCTGGGCGGAGAAGACTTCGACCAGCGCATCATCGACTACCTCATCGGCGAATTCAAGAAGGACCAGGGGGTCGACTTGTCGCGGGACATGCTGGCTCTGCAACGCCTGAAGGAAGCCGCGGAGAAGGCCAAGATCGAGCTCTCGTCAAGCCTGCAGACGGAAATCAGCCTGCCGTACATTACGGCCGACGCCAGCGGACCGCGCCATTTGAACCTGAAGCTCACGCGCGCCAAGCTCGAAGCCTTGGTCGAAGACCTGGTCGAGCGCACGTTGGAGCCGTGCCGGATCGCGATCAAGGACGCCGGTGTATCGGTGGAAAAGATCGACGACGTCATTCTGGTGGGTGGCATGACCCGTATGCCCAGAGTGCAGGAGAAAGTCAAAGCGTTCTTCGGCCGCGAGCCGCGCAAGGACGTCAACCCCGACGAAGCGGTGGCGGTGGGGGCGGCGATCCAGGGCGCGGTGCTCGCCGGTGATCGCAAGGACGTGCTGCTGCTTGACGTCACGCCGCTTTCGCTGGGAATCGAGACCCTCGGTGGCGTGATGAGCAAGATGATCACCAAGAACACCACCATCCCGACCAAGTTTTCTCAGATCTTTTCTACGGCCGACGACAACCAGGCGGCGGTGACCATCAAGGTCTACCAAGGCGAACGCGAGATTGTTACGGGCAGCAAGATGCTGGGCGAGTTCAACCTGGAGGGCATTGCACCGGCGCCGCGCGGCATGCCGCAGATCGAGGTGACGTTTGACATCGACGCCAATGGCATCCTGCACGTGTCGGCGCAGGACAAGGCTACTGGCAAGGAGAACCGGATCACCATCAAAGCCAACTCCGGCCTGTCTGAAGGCGAGATCCAGCACATGGTGAAGGACGCCGAGGCTCATGCTGACGAAGACCGTCGACAGCGGGAGTTGGTCGATGCGCGCAACCACGGCGACGCGCTGGCACACAGTTCGCGCAAGGCGCTGACCGAATACGGCGAGAAGCTGGACGCGGACGAGAAGGAGAAGATCGAATCCGCAATCAAGGACCTTGAGGCGGCACTGAAGACCTCCGACAAGGCCGAGATCGACGCCAAGGCGCAGGCCCTGGCCACGGCCTCGCTGAAACTCGGCGAAAAGATCTATGCGGACGTTCAGGTTCAGCCGGACACTGGCTCCGGTCGCGCCGCAGACGCGAAAGAGGCGAGCGCCGAGAAGAGTGACAAGGACGTGGAGGATGTGGAATTCAAAGAAGCGGGCGCCAAGCAGTAA
- a CDS encoding Hsp20/alpha crystallin family protein — MPPQGTGGVCKGATAVPNGIDLDHIDAKFDRGVLTLRLPKTGSSQSAVKKIEVK, encoded by the coding sequence TTGCCGCCGCAGGGTACCGGTGGCGTCTGCAAGGGCGCCACCGCAGTACCCAATGGCATCGACCTCGATCACATCGATGCGAAGTTCGACAGAGGCGTATTGACGCTGCGTCTACCCAAGACCGGCTCGTCGCAATCTGCGGTGAAGAAGATCGAGGTGAAGTGA